AGCCTATGCCGGCGGCGATGGCGAGCCAGATGGTGCCGGTCGATGCGGGTTTGGCTTCGGCGTTGGGTCCGGCGGCGATGAGCCAGATGGCGAGGCCTGCGACGAGGAATCCGAAGATGTGGAGCAGGCCCGGGGAGCCTTCGGCTACGGCTGAGACTGCGGCGGGAATGGCGGCGGCGAGCAGGCCGCTGACGGCGGCGGATGCGCCCATGGCTCCACGCGAGAGAGCGACGTAGAAGCACATGAGGGCGAGGCCTCCGGTGACGCCTGCGGCGATGCCCCAGACGAGCGGGGCTCCGTGCGGGAAGGGGTCGCCGCGGAGCCAGACGATGAGGAGCAATGCGGTGAAGCTGGTGGCGTGGCTGACGAGGATGACGCGGAGCGCGGAGCCCATGGAGCCGCCGGCGTGCTTGGCGCCCATGCCGCCGGAGAAGTCTCCGCCGCCCCAGAGGACGGCGGCGGCGAGCGCGAAGAGGGCGTTGGCGTGAAGGAGCAGGTCCATGTGGCTTGATGGGTAATGTCGAGAGCGAACCCCACCCTGGGCGCGATACAACTGCGCCGAAGGTGGGGCACCAAGTTCTTTAGTACTGTAACGACGCTTAGTGCGTGCGCGTGATGTCGGGGGCGGCGTCGCCGGCGGTGGGGTAGTAGCCCTTCTTGGCGATGACCGTCAGGTTCGGACGCATCACTTTGACTTCGATGGTGCGGTACTTACCGTCGATGAAAGGCTCGTGCGTGTAGTAGCCGACGGTGTACTGGGTGCGGGCTTCTTCGGCGATCTTGGCGAAGCTCTGCTCGATGCCGCGCTGGCGGAATTCGCCGTCGAGGTTGCCGCCGGTGGCGGTGGTGTAGACGGGCAGGACGTTGTCGCGCATGCTGAGCGGCAGGTGCATGTGATTGAGGAAGCCGATGACGGGAAGCGACGAGTCGCCGACGAGCGTGCCGTAGACGGCGATTTTGTTGGTCTGGAGGAACTTGATGACCTCTTTGACGCTGGCCTGGCTGCCGTATTCGCGGCCGTCGCTGATGACGTAGATGATGCGGCGGCGGCCTTTGGGGGCCTTGGCGAGCTCGGTGGCGGCGGCGAGGATGGCGTCGTTGAGCGTGTGGGGGTCGCGGGGGACGTTCTGGATGCCGCTCATGGAGCGTCCGTGCGTGGAGTTGGTATTGGGGTCGATGTGGGCGAGTGCGCCGCCGTTGAGGTTGATGTTCTGGCTGAGCGGGCCGCCCTGATCGTAGTACATGGGCTCGCGGCCTGTGCTCTTGGAGCGATCGAGCACGGCGGTGAGGCGGGCGCTCTGCGCGCCGGTGAAGGCGGTCTGCATGCGCGGGCCGTTGTTGTAGGTGAAGACGGCGACCTCGTCGTAAGGTGCGAATGCGCCCTGGAGGGCTTCGAGCGCGTTGTTCACCTTGGTCATGTTGTCGTAGGTCATGCTCTGGTCGATGACGAGGGCGACGGAGAGCGGGAATGGGTCGGTCGTGAAGAGGGCAAGCTGCTGGCGGAGGCCGTTCTCGTAGACGCGCACGTCGCGCCAGGTGAGGCCGGGGACGAGGCTGCCCTTGTTGTCCTTGACGGTGAAGGGGACTTCGACGAAGTTGGTGCGGACGTGGAGGACGTACTGCGGGCCTTGTCCGGCGGCCGGGAGGTCGGGCTTGGGGCCTACGTCTTGCGGCGATTGGGTCGTCGGCGGAAGGCTGCTGGGTGGGGCCTGGTCGTCGGACGATGTGGACTGCGTGGAGAAGCCGGCGTCGGTGGGCGTGGTGCCGATGCCGGGGGTGATGCCGTCAACGGGCAGGTTCGCCTGGGGCTTGGGTGCGTCGGGAATCGCCTGCTGCTGAGATGCGCTCTGCGCGGGCATGTATGCCGCGGACGCGATCAGGGCCAACGTCAGTGAGCCGGCCAGTATGCTTGTTCTTACCACTCAAACCCCCATCTTCCAAGCCAGCCTGTCGGCTGGAATGTAGCAACTACCAGAATATCAGCGCGTCAGGTGCGCCGCCAGTTTCTATGGTTTGGACGCGGGGGAGCGGGTGGATGTTGTGCCTGGTTTTTTGCCCCGGCGTGTCCCAGGGGCTAAAGCCCCTTTTTGGGGCAGCTGGTGTTGCCCGGACTGAAGTCCGGGCCTATCTCAGAGGCAACGACAACAGCAACAGCCCCACTCACGACGCGATAAAGCTGCGTCATGAGTGGGGCACCCGGCTTTGTGGCTGAAAGGGTTGGAGGATATGGGTGGGGTTGGCGGTGTCGGGGTCCTTCGACTCCGCTCCCTGCGGTCGCTTCGCTCAGGATGACGGCTGTTGGGGAGTAGTGTGGAGGATTTTTTCGCTGACTCGGGGGCGGGTTCGTCGTCTAATGAGGTATGCGCCTGTTTGCTGCCGCTGTTGTTGTGTGTTTGTGCCTCGTCCCTGCCCTTCGGGCGCAGGAGGCACCTTCGCCGGATATGCCTCCGCCCGCCAGTGATGCTCCGGCCCAGCCTGTGGACAGCAATAACCCGATGGAGACCCTGAAGGTCAACGTCAACCTGGTGAACCTGTACTTTTCGGTGCGGGACAAGAACGGCTATATCACCAACCTGACGAAGAACGATTGCCACATCGACGAAGACCATGCTCCGCAGACGATCAAGAAGTTTACGCAGGAGAAGAACCTGCCGCTGACGATCGGGATTCTGCTGGATACGAGCGGAAGCCAACAGAATGTGCTGCCGATGGAGCAGGCGTCGGGGGCAGAGTTTCTGAAAGATGTGCTGACGCCGAAGGACGAGGCGTTTCTGATCTCGTTCGATATTAATGTGAACCTGCTGGCGGACTATACGAACTCGCCGCGTGAGATACAGCGGGCGATGGATAAGGCGGAGATCAATACGGGCGCGGGTACGGGTTCGGTGACGGGCAATGCGACTCCGCGCGGGACGCTGCTGTATGACGCGGTCTTTCTGGCGGCGCATGACAAGCTGCGGCAGGAGGCGGGGCGGAAGATTCTCGTCATCCTGACGGATGGTCAGGATGAGGGGTCGCAGGAGACGCTGAAGACGGCGACAGAGGCGGCGCAGAAGTCGAACGCGATTGTGTATGTGATTCTGCTGGCTGATCCGTATGCGTATGGCAGCTTCGGGATTGGTTACACGGGCTCGGCTGCAATGGACAAGCTGGCCAAGGATACGGGCGGGCGCGTGATCAATGTCGGCAGGAATACGAAGAAGCTGCAGGAGGCGTTTGATCAGATTCAGGATGAGCTCAGGACGCAGTACCTGGCCAGCTATACGCCGACCAATCTGAAGCTGGATGGGACGTTCCGGTCGCTTCAGGTGGATTGCGGGAAGGACACGAAGGTGCAGGCTCGGCGTGGGTATTATGCGATGGCGAACCCGCTGGGGGATGATTGATTTGTGATGGGCCTGTCCCAGGGGCTGAAGCCCCTTTTTGGGGCGGCTGGTGTTGCCCGGACTGAAGTCCGGGCCTATCTCAGAGGCAACGACAACAACAGAGACAAGAGACCTTGGGCACCCGGCATTGCTGAAAGAAGCCGTACCTCAGGGGCTAAAGCCTCCTCAGTATTTGCAGCGTTTGCGGCACGGCTAAAGCCATGCCCTTAAGCAGAACGAACCTTGTACTTCACTCCCTGTCCTTGCTTCGTCAGGAGTTGCCGTGTTGGAGGAACTCTGGTGAGACGGGGTTCTCGTAGACGGAGTAGTCGCGGGTGACTACGGTGAGGCCGCTGGCGGAGACGAAGTAGTTTTTCTTGTCTTCGTTGGGGTCGTAGCCGATGACGGTGCCGTCGGGGATATGGACGTCGCGGTCGATGATGGCGTGGCGGATGCGGCAGTGACGGCCGATGTTGACGTGGGAAAAGATGATGGATGAGTCCACGTCGGCGTAGGAGTTGACGCGCACGTCCTGGGAGACGACGCTGTTGCGGACGACCGAGCCGGAGATGATGGACCCGGCGCAGACGATGGAGTTGATGGCCATGCCGGTGCGGCCGGGCTCGCCGAAGACGAACTTCGCGGGCGGGTACTGGTAGGGGCGGGTGCGCATGGGCCAGGTCTTGTCGTAGAGGTTGAAGGTGGGGGTGACGCCGGCGATGTCCATGTTGGCCTCGTAGTAGGCCTCGAGTGTGCCGACGTCACGCCAGTAGAGCGCTTTCTGCTTGTTCTCGTCGACGAAGTTGTAGGCGTTCATCTTGAAGCGGCCGAGCAGCTTGGGCAGGATGTTGTGGCCGAAGTCGTGCTTGGATTGCGGGTCTTCGGCGTCCTTGATGAGCTCGGGGATGAGGACGTCGGTGTTGAAGATGTAGATGCCCATGGAGACGTCGACCATGTCGGGCGTGAAGGGCGAGCGGATGTTGGTCTCTTTTGGCTTTTCGACGAAGCCGGTGACTTCGCCGTTGCGGGCGACCTCGACGACGCCGAAGGAAGAGACCTCGTCGGGACTGATGGGGAGGGTGGCGAGGGTGACGTCGGCGCCGGAGTCCTTGTGCTGGCGGAGCATGCGGGCGTAGTTCATCTTGTAGATGTGGTCGCCGGAGAGGATGAGGACGTGCTTGGGCTCTTCGGAGCCGATGGAGTAGATGTTCTGGTAGACGGCGTCGGCTGTGCCCTGGTACCAGCTTTTGCTGACACGCTGCATGGGCGGGAGGATCTCGATGAACTCGCCGAGCTCGTTGGCGACGACGGAGCCCCAGCCTTCGCGGATGTGGCGGTTGAGCGAGAGCGCTTTGTACTGGGTGAGGATGTAGACGCGGTGCAGCCCGGAGTTGATGCAGTTGGAGAGGGTGATGTCGATGATGCGGTACTGGCCTGCGAAGGGCACGGCCGGCTTGGCGCGATCGCGGGTGAGGGGGAAGAGACGTTCACCGGCGCCGCCGGCAAGAAGAACTCCGAGAGTATCTTTCATAGCTCCAACTACCTCGACAGATGAATGACTGCAACTGCTGTTTTCTTCTGGGATGCGCGAATGAGGCCGCGCGTCTCCGGGAGAAAGGGGAGTCTACCATGCGGAGGTTAAGGTTTGCGATGTGTGACTGAGCACTGGCACGGATGCGGAGGCTGTTCTCGGTCTTTCGGAACCCCATTTATGCCAATGAAACTGCACATGAATGGGCACCCGGCATTGGGTTTTGGCTGGCAATTCTTCTGTGCATAGAAGCGGCAGGATCGGATAAGATCACTACCAGTTATCGGGCCCGTTTCTAAGCGGAGGCCGTGAGAGCATGGCTGACATGAAGAACAATGCAGGCGCGGGAATTGGCATTGGAATAGCCTTAGGAGTCGCCATCGGGGTTGCGCTGCATAACATTGCAGTCGGAATCGCAATCGGAGTGGCGCTCGGAGTGGCGTTTGGTGCGGGAATGAACAAACGCAAGCAAGATTTAAAGTGACCCTGCACCCAGACTCCACTTAGAACGACAAACCTTCCACTGATGAGAATTCTTTTCAGGACACAAGCAAAAAGCCCGGCTTTGAGCTGGGCTTTTTGAAGGCAGATTGGTTATTCGCTGTCTTGCTCTGGTTCGTCTGTCAGACCGGGAGAACTGTCGCCGGAGATGGTTTCGGGAGCATGGCCGTCTTCGGTAAGGCTGATGCGCAATGACTTCAGGAACGAGAGGTCGTTTGCGGTAAAGGGGCCCTGCGGCTCTTCGTGGGCTTCGCTGTCGGCGGTTTCGGGCTCGACTTCGTTGAGGCCGATGGTCGCCTCAAGCATGAGAAGTACGTCGAAGCCCTGCTCGCGGATGTTGCGGACGACACCTGCGATGTCCTCGGATTCGGCGACGGACTCGTGGATCGCCTCGCCAAGTTTTTGGATGAGATTTTTGACCTTCTGGTTCAATGCCGCCTCCGGGCTGGGTGGGTTTTGAATCCAAACCTCGCATCGGGTATTCCCGGCGCACGAGACACGCGGGAACGGCATTGCGGGCACGTCTTCTGGAGTCAGCATACGCCGAAATTCTTGAGCGCCGCAACGGTTTTACGCGGTGGAAATCGGGGTCAGTCGTCGGCGCTGAGATGGGGGACGAGTTGCTCTTCGGGCTGGTCAACAGGCGTATGAGGTGTATGCAAACTGTTTGCCAAATCTTCGACGATGCGTTTTTTGTAGGGGTTCCAGACGAGAAGACCCACGGCTGCGGCGCAGACTCCGCCAACCGTCCAGAGGAGGGCCTTGATGCTCGACGTGCTTGCGTTCTCGGCCATACCTGATGGATGAGATGCGCGAGGTGTGGCGCGGGATTGCTGTTTTTGGCAGAGTTTCGCGAGTGCGCGAATAACGGCTACACTTAAAGGATGGATTCGGTTCGCTTTGGCCGGGCGCTTGGTGTGGGAGCGCGGGCTGCCGCTAAGACGCTGGTCTCGGCTGTAGACGCGGCTGCTGCACCGAATCCTTCGGCTGGGACGAAGCCTGCCGGCACGAAGAAGACGGCGGCTGCGGCTGCGACTTCGGGTGAGCGGCTGGGACAGCAGGCGGCGCGTGCGGCTTCGCAGGTGTCGGTGAGCAGCGCAGGGTTGAAGCAAGGCAGCAAGCGGTTTGGCCAGGCGGTCTGGCATCCTGTGGTGAAGCTGTCGGGCGTGCTTTGGCTGGAGCTTACCGGCGTGTTCTTTGGGATCTTTGCGCTGTCTGCGGTGGGTGGGGCGTGGAAGTGGCGTGAGGCGATGCATGAGGTGGCGGGAAATCATCTGGCGCATGAGCGGTTCGAGTGGGCGGTGGTGATGGCGGCGGTGTTTGCGTACTTCTGTGTGACGAGCTTTCTGAAGGCTCGGCGTAGAGGGCGCGGGCAGTAGGAGTCTGGTTAGCAAAGCAAAAGCAGGTCCTCCCGCTTCTCACCCCAGCGAGCAAGCTCGCCGGGGACCCCGGTGCGCGGAAGGATGACAATTGACAGGGATACGTTCGCGCGATCACCCGGCCTCGAAGACAACACATCGGCTGTACACTTGTGCGGCATGAGCGAGACGCCGAAGACTGGTTCGTCAAATACTGAATCGCCAAAGGCTGATCCTGCGAGTCCGACGACGAGTTCGGGGATTCCGGTCGAACTGGTGTATGACGCGAAGAGCCTGGCGGGGTTCGATGCTGCGCGTGAGCTGGGTGCGCCGGGGGAGTTTCCTTTTACGCGCGGGATTCAGCCGACCATGTATCGCGGGCGGCTGTGGACGATGCGGCAGTATGCGGGGATGGGCGACGCTGAGGAGTCGAATAAACGCTACAAATTTTTGCTTGCGCATGGGACCAAAGGGTTGAGCGTGGCGTTCGATCTGCCTACGCAGATTGGGTATGACTCGGACGACCCGATGGCGATGGGTGAGGTGGGGAAGGTTGGGGTCGCGATTGATTCGATCGAGGATATGGAGCGGCTGTTCGAGGGGATTCGGCTGGATGCGATCTCGACCTCGATGACGATCAATGCGACGGCTTCTATTCTGCTGGCGCTGTATGTTGCGGTGGCGCGGCGTGCGGGCGCAGAGGTGCGGCGGCTGAGTGGCACGGTGCAGAACGACATCCTGAAGGAGTACATCGCGCGCGGGACGTACATCTATCCGGTGCGGCACGCGATGCGGCTGGTGACGGATATCTTTGCATGGGCCGCGGAGGAGGTGCCGGAGTGGAATACGATTTCGATCTCGGGCTACCACATGCGCGAGGCCGGGTGCACGGCGGTGCAGGAGGTCGCGTTCACGCTGGCCAATGGCATGACTTACGTACAGGCTGCGCTGGATGCGGGGTTGGATGTGGATGCGTTTGCTCCGAGGCTGAGCTTCTTTTTTAATGCGCATAACAATCTGCTGGAAGAGGTGGCGAAGTTTCGCGCGGCGAGGCGGATGTGGGCGCGCGTGATGCGTGAGCGGTTTGGCGCGAAGAACCCGCGGAGCTGGATGTTGCGGTTTCATACGCAGACGGCTGGCTCGACGCTGACGGCGCAGCAGCCGGAGAACAATATCGTTCGCACGACTCTGCAGGCGCTGGCTGCGGTGTTGGGCGGAACACAGAGCCTGCACACGAATGGGTTTGATGAGGCGCTGGCGCTGCCGACGGAGAATGCTGCGCGGATTGCTCTGAGGACGCAGCAGATTCTGGCACATGAGAGTGGCGTGGCGCAGACGGTGGATCCGCTGGCGGGTTCGTACTATGTCGAGTCGCTGACGGATGAGATTGAGCGGCGTGCGGAGGAGTATCTGGCGGCGATTGCGCGATTCGATGCTTCTTCAAAAGGCGGGGGCGGCAAGTATGGGATGCTGCGCGCGATTGAGCAGGGGTATGTGCAGCGGGAGATTCAGAATGCGGCTTATGCTTACCAGCGCGATGTGGATGAGAAGCGGGCTGTTGTGGTCGGCGTGAATGAGTTTGCTTCTGGTTCAGATGCGGAGGAGGCTGTGGTTCCTCTTCAGCGGATCGATGCTGCGCTGGAGCAGCGGCAGGTGGAGCGCGTGCGGGCGCTGCGTGCGCGGAGGGATGCTGGCGTTCATGCTGCGGCGCTGCGCGGCGTGGAGGATGCTGCGCGTGGCGGGGAGAATCTGATGCCGCGGATTTTGCGTGCGGTCGAGAGCTATGCGACTGTGGGCGAGATTGCGAATGTGCTGCGTGGAGTGTTTGGGGAGTATCGGGAGTCGGTGACGGTTTGATTTCTCCGCGGTAAATTGACCCTCGGAACTGTCGGTCGATACGATAGGGCTTGCGCGCGATGCGCCTGCGAGGTCTTCTGAACGATGTCTGAATCTACTGCAACGAGCGCACTGCGCAAGACTGCTTTGAATGCTGTTCACCGCGCCGCCAAGTCGAAGATGGTTGATTTTGGCGGGTGGGATATGCCTGTCGATTGCTGCGGGTTGATTGCGGAGCACATGGCTGTGCGGACGGGCGTGGGCGTCTTTGATGTGTCGCACATGGGCGATATTCAATTTCGCGGGCCGGGGTCGCTGGCGGCGGTGCAGAAGCTGTGCATGAATGATGCGTCGAAGCTACAGGTGGGGCAGGCGCAATACTCGGCGATGCTTTATCCGAATGGGACGTTTGTCGATGATGTGGTGGTGCATAAGCTCTCGGACAACGACTACCTGATCGTGATCAATGCTGGTACTCGCGAGAAGGACGTGGCGTGGGTGCGCGGGGTGATTGGTGGGATGCCCGGCGTTCACATGAACGACTACAGCGACTTCTACACGCAGATTGCGATTCAGGGGCCGAAGGCTGCGGAGACTTTGCAGAAGCTGACTTCGACGGATTTGAGCACGATTAAGAATTACTGGTTTACGTGGGGGCAGGTGTGTGGCTTGCACAATGTGATGATTGCCCGCACTGGCTACACCGGCGAGGATGGATTTGAGATTTACATTCCTTCGGACGAGACGACCAGCGCACGGGTGTGGGCTGAGGTGCTGGAGGCCGGTAAGGAGTTTGGGATTCTGGCGTGTGGGCTGGGTGCGCGGAATACGCTTCGGCTGGAGGCTGGGATGGCTTTGTATGGCCATGAGATCTCGGACACGATCAATGTGTTTGAGGCTGGGTTGGGGCGGTATGCCAAGCTCGACTACGAATCCAAAGGCGATTTCGTTGGGCGCGATGCGCTGGTGAAGATTCAGGCTGACGGTGGGCCGAAGCGCAAGCTGGTTGGGTTGGAGATGGTGGAGCGCGGGATTGGGCGGGATGGGTATCCGGTGTTCTCGCTCGATGGGAAGCGGGTGGGTGAGATTACGAGCGGGTCGCCCTCGCCGTTTTTGAAGAAGAATATTGCCATGGCTTATGTGCCGGTGGAGTTCTCGGCGGTGGACACAGAGGTTGCGGTGGAGATTCGCGGGCAGATGGTGAAGGCGCGTGTGGTGCCGCTGCCGTTTTATAAGCGGGCGAAGAAGTAGGCGCAATTACAGCCGAATAATCCACATCCGCGCTTTGGACTCGTCCGGGCGCACTCGTGTAGTCTGCTTTCCGCATTACAATGGAGAGGGAGATTCCCCAACAATATGGCTTATCCGGCGAATTACAGGTACACGAAGGAACACGAGTGGATTGCGGCTGACGGCTCGGCGGGCAGCGTGGGTATTACGGACTACGCGCAGGACTCGCTGGGCGACATTGTTTTTGTTGACCTGCCGAAGGTGGGCGATGCGGTCGAGGCGGGCAAGACGTTCGGCTCGGTCGAGTCGGTGAAGGCGGTCTCGGACTTGTTCGCGCCGGTGTCTGGTACGGTGACGGCGGTGAATGACGCGCTCAAGGACAAGCCGGAGTTGATCAACACGGACGCGAATACGACGTGGCTGATTAAGGTGTCGCTGACCGATGCGAGCCAGACCAATGGCCTGCTGACGGCTGCCGATTATGAGAAGTTTATTGCCGAGGAGACCGGACACTAACGATGCGTTATCTGCCGAAGTCCCCTGGGGACCGTGAAGAGATGCTGGCCGAGATTGGTGCGGCGTCGATCGATGATCTGTTCCAGAGCATTCCTGCTGAGTATCAACTGAAGCGCGACCTGAAGATTCCTCATCAGCATGGCGAGTCGGAGATTCTGGATCGCTTTCGTGCGTTTGCCGACGCGAACGCTGCCGGTTATGCGAGCTTTCTGGGCGCGGGTGTGTATCGGCACTATCGGCCGGTGATTATCGATTCGCTGGTGCAGCGTGGCGAGTTTCTGACAAGCTATACGCCGTATCAGCCGGAGATCTCGCAGGGCACGCTGCAGGCGATGTTCGAGTTCCAGACGATGATCTGCGAGCTGACCGGCATGGAGATCGCCAACGCGTCGATGTATGACGGCTCGACCGGCGCGGCGGAGGCGATCATGATGGCGGTGCGCGTGACCGGGCGCGATGGCGCGGTAGTGGCGCGGACGGTGCATCCGGAGTACCGCGAGGTGGTGGCGACTTACGCGCAGCACCAGGAGATTCCGCTCGCCGAGGTTGGCTACGGCGCGAATGGGCGCGTGGATCTGGCTGCGCTCGATGCGGCGATTACGAAGGACACGGCTTGCGTGCTGATTCAGTCGCCGAACTTCTTCGGCACGATTGAGGATGTTGCCGCGATTGCGGAGCTTGCTCATGCGAAGGGTGCGCTGCTGATTGTGTCGATTGCCGAGGCGATTTCGCTGGGGATTGTGAAGCCTCCAGTTGAAGCGGACATCGTTTCGATGGAGGCTCAGAGTTACGGCGTTGCGCCGAGCTTTGGCGGGCCGTTCTGCGGCGTGATTGCGTGCAAGGAGAAGTTTCTGCGGCAGATGCCCGGGCGGCTGATCGGCGAGACGAAGGACAAGGACGGCAGGCGCGGATTTGTGCTCACTTTGAGTACGAGGGAACAGCATATTCGGCGCGAGAAGGCGACTTCGAACATCTGCACCAATCAGGCGCTGGTGGCGCTGATGACGACCATCTTCCTGACGGTGTATGGCAAGCAGGGGATGAAGGAGTTGGCTGAACAAAATCTTGCGAAGGCTGCTTATTTGAAGAGCGCACTTGGCAAGCACGGCAAGGTGTTGTTTGAGGGCGCGCCGCGCTTCCATGAGTTTGTGCTGGAGACGCCGAAGAGCGCTGAGGCTGTGAATGCCGATCTGTTGGAGAAGAAGATTATCGGCGGCCTGCCGTTGGCGAAGTGGTATCCAGAGCTTGGGCCGAATGCTTCGCTTTGGTGCGTGACGGAGTTGACGACGAGGGCGCAAATGGACGCGGCAACGGAGATGCTTGAGGAGAGCCCCTAATTCTCGAATCGCTAATCTTGGTGGTGCGTACAAGATTGGAGAACGCCGATGAGAACCCTTAGAGCGCTGCCGCGAGTAATACTGATACTGCTAATCTTCTCGTCTGCTGTTTGGTTAGTCGGTAGGAGCTCGTTGCGAAAGAAGCAGGTCGTTGATGCTGTCTTCGCTGTATGTGCGCTCTCCGTTGGAGTTTTGTATGAACGAAATAACTATGTTTCTGACCGAGAAACTGCAGAAAGAATTAAGAAGGTGAGTTCGCATGTCCCAGATAACACCCCCTTCCGAAGTGAACAAGATATCCAAGAAGATCTCAGACAAGCAGCAAAAGTTTGCTGGAAGCCCGAAAAAGGCGACGACACACGTCAATCAGAATGAGGACTTGATCTTTGAGAAGTCTTCGCCGGGGAAGAAAGCTTATCGGCTGGCTGAGCTGGACGTGCCGGCTGTCGATGCTGCTTCCCTGCTCGGCGCGGCGGCGCGTACCGATCTGGGTGTGATGCCGGAGTTGAGTGAGATTGAGATCATTCGGCACTTCACGCGGCTTTCGACTTGGAACTATGCGATTGACCTGGGGATGTATCCGCTGGGGTCGTGCACGATGAAGTACAACCCGCGCATCAATGAGCTGGTGTCGCGGCTTGAAGGGATTGCGGATGCGCATCCTTATCAGCCGGAGTCGCTGTCGCAGGGGTGCCTGGGCATCATGAAGGTGCTCTCGGATGCGCTGGTTGAGATTACCGGCATGGACACGATTACGCTGCAGCCGGCGGCGGGTGCGCATGGCGAGTTCACCGGGATTCTGCTGGCAAGGGCGTATCACGAGGCGAAGGGGAATCCGCGGAAGAAGATTCTGATTCCCGACTCGGCGCATGGGACGAACCCGGCGACGGCTGCGGTGTGCGGCTATGAGGTTGCGAACCTGAAGTCGAATGCGCAGGGCATGGTGGATGTGGCCGAGCTGGAGCGGCTGGTGGATGAAGATACCGCCGCGCTGATGCTGACGAATCCTTCGACGATTGGCGTGTTTGAGAGCGAGATTCATAAGATTGCCGATGTGCTTCATGCGAAGGGCGCGCTGCTCTACATGGACGGCGCGAACATGAATGCGCTGTGCGGCAAGACTCGGCCGGGCGACTTTGGTGTGGACGTGATGCATTTGAATCTGCATAAGACGTTTTCGACTCCGCATGGAGGTGGTGGTCCGGGTTCGGGGCCGGTGGCTTGCAAGAAGATTCTGGAGCCGTTTCTGCCTACGCCGGTGCTGGTGACGCGCGCGGATGGGACGCTTGGGCTGGAGTACAACCGGCCCCAGACTGTTGGCCGTGTGCGCGCGTTTTATGGCAACTTCGGGATGTTTGTGCGGGCGCTGGCTTACATTCTGGCCAATGGGCCGGATGGTTTGCGCCAGACGACTGAGGATGCGGTGCTGAATGCGAACTATATTCGCGCGAAGCTGTCGGATACGTTTGAGCTGCCGTACAAGGCTCCTTCGCTGCATGAGGTTGTCTTCTCGGACAAGCGGCAGGCGAAGAATGGCGTGAAGACCGGTGATATGGGCAAGCGGCTAATTGATTATGGCTTCCACGCTTACACGGTCAGCTTTCCGCTGGTGGTGCCGGGCGCGATGATGATTGAGCCGACGGAGAGCGAGAGCCGCGAGGAGCTTGATTTGCTGATCGATGCGCTGAAGCAGATTGCGCGCGAGGCGGAGGAAAATCCTGAGCTGGTGCAGACGGCTCCGCATACGACGCGGGCGCAGCGGCTGGAT
This is a stretch of genomic DNA from Edaphobacter acidisoli. It encodes these proteins:
- the gcvH gene encoding glycine cleavage system protein GcvH, which codes for MAYPANYRYTKEHEWIAADGSAGSVGITDYAQDSLGDIVFVDLPKVGDAVEAGKTFGSVESVKAVSDLFAPVSGTVTAVNDALKDKPELINTDANTTWLIKVSLTDASQTNGLLTAADYEKFIAEETGH
- the gcvPB gene encoding aminomethyl-transferring glycine dehydrogenase subunit GcvPB; translated protein: MSQITPPSEVNKISKKISDKQQKFAGSPKKATTHVNQNEDLIFEKSSPGKKAYRLAELDVPAVDAASLLGAAARTDLGVMPELSEIEIIRHFTRLSTWNYAIDLGMYPLGSCTMKYNPRINELVSRLEGIADAHPYQPESLSQGCLGIMKVLSDALVEITGMDTITLQPAAGAHGEFTGILLARAYHEAKGNPRKKILIPDSAHGTNPATAAVCGYEVANLKSNAQGMVDVAELERLVDEDTAALMLTNPSTIGVFESEIHKIADVLHAKGALLYMDGANMNALCGKTRPGDFGVDVMHLNLHKTFSTPHGGGGPGSGPVACKKILEPFLPTPVLVTRADGTLGLEYNRPQTVGRVRAFYGNFGMFVRALAYILANGPDGLRQTTEDAVLNANYIRAKLSDTFELPYKAPSLHEVVFSDKRQAKNGVKTGDMGKRLIDYGFHAYTVSFPLVVPGAMMIEPTESESREELDLLIDALKQIAREAEENPELVQTAPHTTRAQRLDETTAARKPVLRWKAPAASTPVAVDSAAKEW
- the gcvT gene encoding glycine cleavage system aminomethyltransferase GcvT; protein product: MSESTATSALRKTALNAVHRAAKSKMVDFGGWDMPVDCCGLIAEHMAVRTGVGVFDVSHMGDIQFRGPGSLAAVQKLCMNDASKLQVGQAQYSAMLYPNGTFVDDVVVHKLSDNDYLIVINAGTREKDVAWVRGVIGGMPGVHMNDYSDFYTQIAIQGPKAAETLQKLTSTDLSTIKNYWFTWGQVCGLHNVMIARTGYTGEDGFEIYIPSDETTSARVWAEVLEAGKEFGILACGLGARNTLRLEAGMALYGHEISDTINVFEAGLGRYAKLDYESKGDFVGRDALVKIQADGGPKRKLVGLEMVERGIGRDGYPVFSLDGKRVGEITSGSPSPFLKKNIAMAYVPVEFSAVDTEVAVEIRGQMVKARVVPLPFYKRAKK
- the gcvPA gene encoding aminomethyl-transferring glycine dehydrogenase subunit GcvPA produces the protein MRYLPKSPGDREEMLAEIGAASIDDLFQSIPAEYQLKRDLKIPHQHGESEILDRFRAFADANAAGYASFLGAGVYRHYRPVIIDSLVQRGEFLTSYTPYQPEISQGTLQAMFEFQTMICELTGMEIANASMYDGSTGAAEAIMMAVRVTGRDGAVVARTVHPEYREVVATYAQHQEIPLAEVGYGANGRVDLAALDAAITKDTACVLIQSPNFFGTIEDVAAIAELAHAKGALLIVSIAEAISLGIVKPPVEADIVSMEAQSYGVAPSFGGPFCGVIACKEKFLRQMPGRLIGETKDKDGRRGFVLTLSTREQHIRREKATSNICTNQALVALMTTIFLTVYGKQGMKELAEQNLAKAAYLKSALGKHGKVLFEGAPRFHEFVLETPKSAEAVNADLLEKKIIGGLPLAKWYPELGPNASLWCVTELTTRAQMDAATEMLEESP